Proteins encoded in a region of the Flavobacteriaceae bacterium HL-DH10 genome:
- a CDS encoding DPP IV N-terminal domain-containing protein — protein sequence MKYIKLRTFFTVVYFVFINLIYSQQINWAEDGNSYYRIEQNEIIRTILPSNTKNIFVTRKMLTPENRNPINITAFSFSKDYSKILIYTNTKKVWRLNTEGDYWVLDLKTKSLQQVGISLPESSLRFAKFSPDATKVAYVSEFNLYVEDLAAQKITKLTFDGNRKLINGTFDWAYEEEFSCRDGFQWSPDSERIAFWQIDARKIRDYNMINFTDSVYSRINPVEYPTAGQNPSPARIGVIKLSNQEKKWLNILGNASQHYLPRMEWNSVTNLFVQQLNRKQNESKILNCNVITNEVNQIHIESNKSWISIVNGWEDTYELTFRHKFKWINSNKEFLWFSEKDGWRHLYRIDITGKEKLITKGDYDVMEVLAVNEKANLIYFYASPNNATQKYLYKTNLNGKGTAVRVTPSELSGTNIYSISPTGKYAFHVFNNTHTKPVYGFITLPNHKLVDITESNLTKIENSQVEKTVEFFKVKIADGTEMDGLMVKPTNFDASKKYPVVFMVYAEPWGANVKDTYRVGFNRLYNGNMADDGYIYMTIDNRGTPVPKGSAWRKAIYRNIGKINITDQAMAAKEVLKWDFVDASRVAVWGWSGGGSTTLNLMFQYPDIYKTGIAIAAVSNQLTYNNIYQERYMGLPQENLKDFIDGSPITHAKNLKGNLLYIHGTGDDNVHYNNAEMLINELVKYNKQFQFMAYPNRTHSISEGEGTSEHLRTLYTNYLKQNCPPGGR from the coding sequence ATGAAATATATTAAGCTTAGAACTTTTTTTACAGTAGTTTATTTTGTATTTATAAACCTTATTTATTCTCAACAAATTAATTGGGCTGAAGATGGTAATTCGTATTATAGAATAGAACAAAACGAAATTATACGAACCATACTGCCAAGTAATACTAAGAATATTTTTGTAACAAGAAAAATGCTTACGCCAGAAAACAGAAATCCAATTAATATTACAGCATTTAGTTTTTCAAAAGATTATTCAAAAATATTAATCTATACCAATACAAAAAAAGTTTGGAGGTTAAATACAGAAGGCGATTATTGGGTACTCGATTTAAAAACAAAATCATTGCAACAAGTAGGAATAAGTCTTCCAGAATCCTCACTTCGGTTTGCTAAATTTTCGCCTGATGCAACAAAAGTTGCTTATGTAAGCGAATTTAATCTTTATGTAGAAGATTTAGCTGCTCAAAAGATTACTAAACTAACTTTTGATGGAAACAGAAAATTAATTAATGGTACGTTCGATTGGGCTTATGAAGAAGAGTTTTCGTGTCGCGATGGTTTTCAATGGAGTCCAGATAGTGAGCGTATTGCTTTTTGGCAAATTGATGCTCGAAAAATTCGTGACTATAATATGATAAATTTCACTGATTCTGTATATTCACGTATTAACCCAGTAGAGTACCCTACAGCAGGTCAAAATCCGTCTCCAGCAAGAATAGGAGTTATTAAATTATCAAATCAAGAAAAAAAATGGCTTAATATTTTAGGAAATGCTAGTCAGCATTATTTGCCACGTATGGAATGGAATTCTGTAACTAATTTATTTGTACAACAATTGAATAGAAAACAGAATGAAAGTAAAATATTAAACTGTAATGTTATTACAAATGAAGTTAATCAGATTCATATTGAAAGTAATAAATCATGGATAAGTATTGTTAATGGATGGGAGGACACATATGAGTTAACATTCAGACATAAATTTAAGTGGATTAATAGCAACAAAGAGTTTTTATGGTTTAGTGAAAAAGATGGTTGGAGACATCTATATAGAATTGATATAACAGGAAAAGAAAAGCTTATAACAAAAGGTGATTATGATGTAATGGAAGTGTTAGCTGTCAATGAAAAAGCCAATCTTATTTATTTTTATGCATCACCAAATAATGCCACTCAAAAATATTTATACAAAACCAACTTAAATGGAAAAGGTACTGCTGTTCGAGTTACGCCTTCAGAATTATCTGGTACAAATATTTATTCTATATCACCAACTGGTAAGTATGCTTTTCATGTGTTTAATAATACTCATACAAAACCAGTGTATGGATTTATAACTTTACCAAATCATAAATTGGTGGATATTACTGAAAGTAATTTAACTAAAATAGAAAATTCTCAGGTAGAAAAAACGGTAGAATTTTTTAAGGTTAAAATAGCAGATGGAACAGAAATGGATGGTTTAATGGTGAAGCCAACTAATTTTGATGCTTCTAAAAAATATCCTGTTGTTTTTATGGTATATGCAGAACCTTGGGGGGCAAATGTGAAAGATACTTACAGAGTTGGATTTAACAGATTATATAATGGTAATATGGCTGACGACGGTTATATATACATGACTATAGATAATAGAGGTACACCTGTCCCAAAAGGTAGTGCTTGGCGAAAAGCGATATATAGAAATATTGGGAAAATCAATATTACCGATCAAGCCATGGCTGCAAAAGAAGTTTTAAAATGGGATTTTGTTGATGCCTCACGAGTTGCCGTTTGGGGATGGAGTGGTGGTGGTTCAACCACATTAAATTTAATGTTTCAATATCCAGATATTTACAAAACAGGTATTGCCATTGCAGCAGTAAGTAACCAACTTACTTACAATAATATTTATCAAGAGCGCTATATGGGCTTACCACAAGAAAATTTAAAAGATTTTATTGATGGCTCTCCAATTACACATGCTAAAAATTTAAAAGGAAATTTGTTATATATTCATGGTACAGGCGATGATAATGTACATTATAATAATGCCGAAATGTTAATTAATGAATTGGTAAAGTATAATAAACAATTTCAATTTATGGCGTATCCAAATAGAACACACTCTATTTCTGAAGGAGAAGGTACTAGTGAGCATTTACGAACCTTATATACAAACTATTTAAAACAAAATTGTCCTCCGGGAGGAAGATAA
- a CDS encoding MotA/TolQ/ExbB proton channel family protein, with protein MYVLAPLVLPKLLVASNPFVDRFNEGGPFFMSLILICFLLSLFFLVRGFISIKKNSEISKKMIQLTTDSSLLGLTIGFLGSVIGLITAFDSVEAMGNANPAVFAGGLKVSLLTAVFGLFTFVIARIGILILRGLQKK; from the coding sequence ATGTATGTATTAGCACCATTAGTATTACCAAAATTATTAGTGGCTTCAAATCCTTTTGTAGATCGATTCAATGAAGGTGGTCCCTTTTTTATGTCGCTTATTCTTATTTGTTTTTTGTTGTCTCTTTTCTTTTTAGTTAGAGGTTTTATAAGCATTAAAAAGAATAGTGAGATTTCAAAAAAAATGATTCAATTAACTACAGATAGTAGCCTTTTAGGACTTACTATAGGCTTTTTAGGATCTGTAATAGGTTTAATTACAGCATTCGATTCTGTGGAAGCTATGGGGAATGCAAATCCTGCCGTTTTTGCTGGCGGACTTAAAGTGTCTTTATTAACAGCAGTTTTTGGGCTTTTTACTTTTGTTATTGCGAGAATTGGTATTCTTATTTTAAGAGGGTTACAAAAAAAATAA
- a CDS encoding GIY-YIG nuclease family protein: MYKTIHQYYLYILSNKKNGTLYIGVTNDLERRMFEHKNKLVDGFTKKYGLNKLMYFESFQYVNDAIKREKNMKKWKREWKIKLLVEENPNWDDLSSDWTFLID; encoded by the coding sequence ATGTATAAAACTATTCATCAATATTATCTCTACATCCTTTCAAACAAAAAAAATGGCACGCTCTATATTGGAGTCACTAACGACCTTGAACGTAGAATGTTTGAACATAAAAATAAATTGGTCGATGGGTTTACAAAAAAATATGGACTAAATAAATTGATGTATTTTGAATCCTTTCAATATGTAAATGATGCTATTAAAAGAGAAAAAAACATGAAAAAGTGGAAACGTGAATGGAAAATTAAATTATTAGTAGAAGAAAACCCTAATTGGGATGATTTGTCTTCGGATTGGACTTTCTTAATTGATTGA
- the pabB gene encoding aminodeoxychorismate synthase component I, whose amino-acid sequence MRTKQIYKFKDSKIFKSQILIWAQQFDDVVWLDSNNYEQAYSNYDAVLAVDAFTCIQTDYVQGFEKLKEYQTLVNDWIFGYLTYDLKNDVEALKSSNFDGLEFPDLYFFQPKKLFFFKDNQVEIQYLNCVDDEIEDDLEAIQNLDDSHLEHSRKVSENQIKIKLRIHKDEYFERINNMLDHIHRGDIYEANFCQEFYAENTTIHPLETYNKLNAISNPPFATFLKCQDKYLLSASPERYLKKEGTSLISQPIKGTAKRALNIDEDIRLKQDLSENEKERSENIMIVDLVRNDLSKTAIKGSVKVEELCQIYTFDQVHQMISTVTSQVEPSTHPIDIIKSTFPMGSMTGAPKISAMKIIEDLEETKRGLYSGAVGYFSPIGDFDFNVVIRSILYNDTKKYVSYSVGGAITAKSDPLKEYEECLVKAKAMRMVLEN is encoded by the coding sequence TTGAGAACAAAACAAATTTATAAATTTAAAGACTCGAAAATCTTTAAAAGTCAAATACTCATTTGGGCACAACAGTTTGATGATGTGGTGTGGTTAGATTCTAATAATTACGAGCAAGCTTATTCTAATTATGATGCAGTCTTAGCTGTTGATGCTTTTACTTGTATTCAAACAGATTATGTTCAGGGTTTTGAAAAATTAAAGGAATACCAAACACTTGTAAACGATTGGATTTTTGGATACTTAACGTACGATTTAAAAAATGATGTTGAAGCTTTAAAATCGAGTAATTTTGATGGTTTAGAATTTCCAGATTTATACTTTTTTCAGCCTAAAAAGTTGTTTTTTTTTAAAGATAATCAAGTTGAAATTCAATACTTAAATTGTGTTGATGATGAGATTGAAGACGATTTAGAAGCAATTCAAAATTTAGATGATAGTCACCTTGAGCACAGTCGAAAGGTTTCAGAAAATCAAATCAAAATAAAACTTCGCATCCACAAAGATGAATACTTCGAGAGAATAAATAATATGCTCGATCACATACATCGTGGCGATATTTATGAAGCTAATTTTTGTCAAGAGTTTTATGCTGAAAATACCACGATTCATCCGTTAGAAACCTATAATAAACTCAATGCGATTTCAAATCCGCCTTTTGCAACGTTTTTAAAATGTCAAGATAAATATTTGTTATCGGCATCACCTGAACGTTATTTGAAAAAGGAAGGAACATCTCTAATTTCACAGCCTATAAAAGGTACTGCAAAACGCGCGTTAAATATTGATGAAGATATTAGATTAAAGCAAGATTTATCAGAAAACGAAAAAGAGCGAAGTGAAAACATCATGATTGTAGATTTGGTACGTAACGATTTATCTAAAACAGCTATAAAAGGCAGCGTGAAAGTAGAAGAGTTGTGCCAGATTTACACGTTCGATCAGGTGCATCAAATGATTTCTACGGTAACATCACAAGTTGAACCGTCAACACATCCCATAGATATTATAAAAAGTACCTTCCCTATGGGAAGTATGACAGGAGCTCCTAAAATTTCTGCGATGAAAATTATTGAAGATTTAGAAGAAACCAAACGCGGACTTTACTCTGGTGCAGTAGGCTATTTTTCGCCCATAGGTGATTTCGATTTTAATGTGGTTATACGTAGTATTTTATATAACGACACCAAAAAGTATGTCTCTTATTCCGTTGGTGGTGCTATTACAGCAAAAAGTGACCCGCTAAAAGAATATGAGGAATGTTTGGTTAAAGCCAAAGCGATGCGAATGGTTTTAGAGAACTAA
- a CDS encoding histidine kinase, producing the protein MLKNNFILKKIGQLILHVLFWCVVLFFFTYFFGAENQNYSDTLSFSLFLMPITIATTYVSIYKLIPDYLITKRYFLFIIYSLYTLIISGYLIMVSIFFSLTYLANFEYNDMNPATKNILLVTTGVYLVTIIVSAFKLLKLNLNHVEQKNKLENKILETQLKLKEQELNYLKMQIHPHFLFNTLNTMYGFALKKADEAPEMILKLSNLLDYLLYKVDKPFVLLIDDINHIKDYIELEKMRFNNTLNIELVTETIIEHTKIAPMLLLPFIENSFKHGVIKNGTLSIHINISCKDKKLYFYIENTSADNDISSKGIGLENIQKRLDLLYKDNYTLTINNDSHLFKVSLILNILE; encoded by the coding sequence ATGCTTAAAAATAATTTTATTTTAAAAAAAATAGGACAGTTAATATTACATGTATTGTTTTGGTGTGTTGTTTTGTTCTTTTTCACTTACTTCTTTGGAGCTGAAAATCAAAATTATAGCGACACTCTATCCTTTTCGTTATTCTTAATGCCTATAACCATAGCAACCACTTATGTTTCTATTTATAAATTAATACCAGATTACCTTATTACAAAACGTTATTTTCTCTTTATAATTTACAGCTTATATACCCTCATTATTTCTGGATATTTAATAATGGTTTCTATCTTTTTTAGTTTGACTTATTTAGCGAATTTTGAATATAACGACATGAACCCTGCGACTAAAAACATACTATTAGTTACAACTGGAGTGTATTTAGTAACCATTATTGTAAGTGCTTTTAAGTTACTAAAACTTAACTTAAATCATGTTGAACAAAAAAACAAACTAGAAAATAAAATATTAGAAACACAGCTCAAACTTAAAGAGCAAGAGTTGAATTATTTAAAAATGCAGATTCACCCGCATTTCTTATTTAACACTTTAAATACTATGTATGGGTTTGCGTTAAAGAAAGCAGATGAAGCTCCAGAAATGATTTTAAAGCTTTCTAATTTATTAGATTATTTACTTTATAAAGTTGACAAACCTTTTGTGCTTCTAATAGACGACATCAATCACATTAAAGATTATATCGAATTAGAAAAAATGCGTTTTAATAACACATTGAATATTGAACTTGTTACCGAAACCATTATAGAACACACCAAAATAGCGCCCATGCTTTTATTACCTTTTATTGAAAATAGTTTTAAACATGGGGTTATAAAAAATGGTACATTATCCATACATATTAATATATCCTGTAAAGACAAAAAACTGTACTTTTATATAGAAAATACGAGTGCTGACAACGACATATCATCTAAAGGTATTGGATTAGAAAATATACAAAAGCGTTTAGATTTATTATACAAAGACAATTACACACTAACTATTAATAATGACAGCCATTTATTTAAAGTGAGCTTAATATTAAATATCCTAGAATAA
- a CDS encoding serine hydrolase domain-containing protein, whose translation MKKLFLVCLTAFVLSSCFKQTPVLQSEVLSIAVPSSVGLAETRLDRIDSMLTYAVSENKIPGAVALIARHGKIVYYKAFGMADNTSKTNMELDHIFRIASQSKAITSTAVMMLWEEGKFNLDDPISKYIPEFGDAQLLESFNEADSSYTTKPANNQITIRNLLTHTSGIGYGQIDSDVRFKKLYAKAGIVDLFTTEDVAIADNIKKLAKLPLHHNPGEKFTYSEGLDVLGYFVEIMSGMPFDEFLKTRIFEPLNMHDTQFYLPESKYERLVTVQTKEGNEWIKYPVTFYDTDYPKTGAKRFFSGGAGLSSTAKDYATFLQMYLNKGELNGVRLLSRTTVETILTNQIPYISENIEMSHGLAFALVDKKKHDLGGNSSEGTFEWGGYFNTQYFADPKEDILAVLLKQTQKVNDDTAGKFRILVNQAIAD comes from the coding sequence ATGAAAAAACTATTTTTAGTTTGCCTTACCGCATTTGTTTTATCGTCTTGTTTTAAGCAAACACCAGTATTACAATCCGAAGTACTTTCTATTGCAGTTCCTAGTTCAGTAGGTCTGGCAGAGACAAGACTAGATCGAATAGATTCGATGTTAACATATGCAGTTTCAGAAAACAAAATTCCTGGTGCGGTAGCTTTAATTGCTCGACATGGTAAAATAGTGTATTATAAAGCTTTTGGAATGGCTGATAATACTTCAAAAACCAATATGGAATTAGATCATATTTTTAGAATTGCATCGCAGTCTAAAGCTATTACTTCAACAGCTGTTATGATGTTGTGGGAAGAAGGGAAATTTAATTTAGACGATCCTATTTCAAAATATATTCCAGAATTTGGAGACGCACAACTTTTAGAATCTTTTAACGAAGCAGATTCATCATACACAACCAAACCAGCTAATAATCAAATAACTATTAGAAACTTATTAACGCATACATCGGGTATTGGTTACGGACAAATAGATAGTGATGTACGATTTAAAAAGTTATATGCAAAAGCAGGTATTGTAGATTTATTTACTACAGAAGATGTTGCTATTGCCGATAATATTAAAAAACTTGCCAAATTACCATTACATCACAATCCTGGTGAAAAGTTTACGTATAGTGAAGGTCTAGATGTGCTAGGGTATTTTGTTGAAATCATGTCAGGAATGCCTTTTGATGAATTTTTAAAAACTAGAATTTTCGAGCCTTTAAATATGCATGATACTCAATTTTATCTTCCAGAATCAAAATATGAAAGATTGGTAACCGTTCAAACCAAAGAAGGTAATGAATGGATAAAATACCCTGTAACGTTTTATGATACCGATTACCCTAAAACAGGAGCTAAACGTTTTTTCTCTGGTGGAGCAGGACTTTCAAGTACAGCAAAAGATTACGCCACGTTTCTGCAAATGTATTTAAACAAAGGAGAATTGAATGGTGTTAGACTTTTAAGTAGAACTACTGTGGAAACTATTTTAACCAATCAAATTCCTTATATATCTGAAAATATTGAAATGTCTCATGGATTAGCTTTTGCTTTAGTAGATAAGAAAAAACACGATTTAGGAGGTAATAGTAGTGAAGGTACTTTTGAATGGGGAGGTTACTTTAATACACAGTATTTTGCAGATCCTAAAGAAGATATTTTAGCAGTATTATTAAAACAAACTCAAAAGGTAAATGATGATACTGCAGGGAAATTTAGAATCTTGGTAAACCAAGCGATAGCAGATTAA
- a CDS encoding voltage-gated chloride channel family protein: MIARIKKLLLSIEQVPTLLYLVKWVFICLLLGAVAGSVSAFFLTSLDWATQYRESHLWIIWLLPIGGFIIGLSYHLYGNDVVKGNNLLLEEFHSPKKIIPFKMAPLVLFGTIATHLFGGSAGREGTAVQIGGAIADQFTKILKLSKRDRQILLIAGISAGFASVFGTPLAGGIFALEVLVLGRIRLDAIIPSFMAAVFANYFCEIWNVSHTHYHISEVVEMNPINLLWALLAGIIFGLVAMLFSKSTHFWSNLFKRYIKYPPLRPVIGGVILAVTIYFMGTTKYIGLGIPTIVDAFDVNLNSYDFLLKVLLTSFTLGAGFKGGEVTPLFFIGATLGNVLIWFIPLPMGLLAGMGFVAVFAGATNTPIACTIMGIELFGIEAGVFIALACSTAYLFSGHTGVYASQIIGSPKNNFYIREKGLPLSDIKKRRDKQEKK; this comes from the coding sequence ATGATAGCTAGAATTAAAAAATTATTACTCTCTATTGAACAAGTTCCCACGCTACTCTATCTTGTAAAATGGGTGTTTATTTGTTTGCTTTTAGGCGCTGTTGCTGGTAGTGTTTCGGCTTTCTTTCTGACAAGTTTAGATTGGGCAACACAGTATAGAGAATCTCATTTATGGATTATTTGGTTACTACCAATTGGTGGTTTTATTATTGGCTTATCGTATCATTTGTATGGTAATGACGTTGTAAAAGGAAACAATTTATTACTTGAAGAATTTCACTCACCAAAAAAAATCATCCCTTTTAAAATGGCTCCTTTGGTGCTTTTTGGTACGATTGCAACACATTTATTTGGCGGATCGGCAGGTCGTGAGGGTACAGCTGTACAAATTGGTGGTGCCATTGCCGACCAGTTTACAAAAATATTGAAACTCTCTAAACGCGATAGACAAATTCTTTTGATTGCAGGTATTAGCGCAGGTTTTGCTTCCGTTTTTGGAACGCCTTTAGCAGGTGGTATCTTTGCTCTTGAGGTATTAGTTTTAGGAAGAATTAGATTAGATGCTATCATCCCGAGTTTTATGGCTGCCGTTTTTGCTAACTATTTTTGTGAAATCTGGAACGTATCGCATACACATTATCATATTTCTGAAGTGGTGGAAATGAATCCTATAAACCTGTTATGGGCTTTACTTGCTGGTATTATTTTTGGTTTGGTTGCCATGCTATTTTCAAAATCGACTCATTTTTGGAGTAACTTATTTAAAAGATATATTAAATACCCTCCATTGCGTCCTGTTATTGGTGGTGTTATTTTAGCTGTTACTATCTATTTTATGGGAACGACTAAATACATTGGTTTAGGTATTCCCACTATTGTTGATGCTTTTGATGTCAACCTGAACTCTTATGACTTTTTACTAAAAGTATTACTCACCTCTTTTACTCTAGGTGCTGGTTTTAAAGGTGGCGAAGTAACCCCTTTATTTTTTATTGGGGCCACTTTAGGAAATGTACTCATTTGGTTTATTCCGTTACCTATGGGACTCCTTGCAGGCATGGGTTTTGTTGCCGTTTTTGCAGGTGCTACCAATACGCCTATTGCATGTACTATTATGGGCATTGAATTATTTGGAATAGAAGCGGGCGTTTTTATAGCTTTGGCTTGTAGTACGGCCTATCTATTTTCAGGACATACAGGCGTTTATGCGTCCCAAATTATTGGAAGTCCGAAAAACAATTTTTATATCCGTGAAAAAGGCTTACCGCTTTCTGATATTAAAAAGAGACGTGATAAACAAGAAAAAAAATAA
- a CDS encoding DEAD/DEAH box helicase produces the protein MSFQDLNLNTPLYNALDDLGFKTPTPIQAEAFNVVSSGKDMVGIAQTGTGKTFAYMLPILKNLKFSTQENPRILVLVPTRELVVQVVDEIEKLSKYINTRVLGVYGGTNINTQKQAIAAGIDILVATPGRLYDLALSRVLQLKSIQKLVIDEVDVMLDLGFKHQLINIFDILPEKRQNIMFSATMTEDVDLLINDFFKSPERVSIAISGTPLDNISQTRYKVPNFYTKINLLTHLLNDTETFNKVLIFVAFKKMADRLFDQLDEIFHDELCVIHSNKTQNYRLRSIEQFRNGDNRILVATDVMARGLDIDNVSHVINFDTPIYPENYMHRIGRTGRAERKGEALIFNTEKEADAIENIESLMNMEIPLMELPEEVTVSTELIPEERPVIKEHNNPNKRNKDEDAPGPAFHEKSEKNSKENLGGSYKFKIAAKYKKPKTRGDKNYNKRNKKK, from the coding sequence GTGAGCTTTCAAGATTTAAATTTAAATACCCCATTATATAACGCCTTAGACGATTTAGGCTTTAAAACCCCTACTCCCATTCAAGCAGAAGCTTTTAATGTGGTGAGCTCGGGGAAAGATATGGTTGGTATTGCCCAAACAGGTACAGGTAAAACCTTTGCCTATATGTTGCCTATTTTAAAGAATTTAAAATTTTCAACACAAGAAAACCCACGTATTTTGGTTTTAGTACCAACGCGCGAATTGGTGGTACAGGTGGTTGATGAAATTGAGAAACTGTCAAAATATATCAATACTCGGGTATTAGGTGTATATGGAGGCACGAATATTAACACGCAAAAACAAGCCATTGCTGCTGGTATTGATATTCTAGTAGCAACACCTGGTAGATTATATGATTTAGCTTTAAGTCGTGTATTACAATTAAAATCGATACAAAAATTAGTGATTGATGAAGTTGATGTGATGCTCGATTTAGGTTTTAAACATCAGCTGATTAATATTTTTGATATTCTTCCTGAGAAAAGACAAAACATTATGTTTTCGGCAACCATGACCGAAGATGTCGATTTGCTTATTAACGATTTCTTTAAAAGTCCGGAGCGTGTATCCATTGCTATTTCGGGAACACCGTTAGATAACATATCGCAAACACGTTATAAGGTTCCTAATTTTTATACTAAAATAAATTTATTAACCCATTTACTAAACGATACCGAAACCTTTAATAAGGTTCTAATATTTGTGGCGTTTAAAAAAATGGCAGATCGATTATTTGATCAACTCGATGAGATTTTTCATGACGAGTTATGCGTCATTCACTCAAATAAAACACAAAATTACCGTTTACGAAGTATCGAGCAATTTAGAAACGGAGACAACCGTATTTTAGTAGCGACCGATGTTATGGCACGTGGTTTGGATATTGATAACGTATCGCATGTTATAAATTTCGATACGCCTATTTACCCAGAGAACTACATGCATCGTATTGGTAGAACAGGTCGTGCCGAACGTAAAGGAGAAGCCCTTATTTTTAATACCGAAAAGGAAGCAGATGCCATTGAAAATATTGAATCTTTAATGAATATGGAGATTCCTTTAATGGAATTACCAGAAGAAGTAACAGTATCTACAGAACTTATTCCAGAAGAACGTCCAGTAATAAAGGAACATAACAATCCTAATAAACGCAATAAAGACGAAGATGCACCAGGACCTGCTTTTCATGAGAAATCTGAAAAGAATTCTAAAGAAAATTTAGGTGGTTCGTATAAATTCAAAATTGCTGCGAAGTACAAAAAGCCTAAAACAAGAGGCGATAAAAATTATAATAAACGAAATAAGAAGAAGTAG
- a CDS encoding aldose 1-epimerase family protein — MYTLQNEKLKIAVKKIGAELCKITSVKHHTEFMWDANPDVWDSHAPNLFPIIGALKNNTYIFEGTEYHLPKHGMIRNNSNIELHKQTENSLTFKLIYSEGTLKIYPFKFEFYITYTLTGSTIEITHTIKNADSKTMYFSVGGHPAFKCPIYNDEKYDDYVLEFEHTENAETHLINMENGLISPKTKPVFNNTNILPLKHDLFNEDALIFKDLKSKKVILKSNIHGEVLSFNYHDFDYLGIWAKPEGDYVCIEPWLGIADNEDTNQDLKTKEGVLKLAANKTFKASYSIEIHNSRLA, encoded by the coding sequence ATGTACACCTTACAAAACGAGAAACTTAAGATTGCGGTTAAAAAAATTGGTGCCGAATTATGCAAAATTACTTCGGTAAAACATCACACCGAATTTATGTGGGACGCGAACCCTGATGTTTGGGATAGCCACGCCCCTAACCTGTTCCCTATTATTGGTGCTTTAAAAAACAATACTTATATTTTTGAAGGTACTGAATACCATTTACCAAAACATGGTATGATACGAAACAACAGCAATATTGAATTGCACAAACAAACCGAAAACAGCTTAACCTTTAAATTAATTTACAGTGAAGGGACGCTAAAAATATATCCGTTTAAGTTTGAATTTTACATCACTTATACCCTTACAGGTTCTACCATAGAAATAACACACACTATTAAAAATGCAGATAGCAAAACCATGTATTTCTCGGTTGGTGGCCATCCTGCTTTTAAATGCCCTATCTATAACGATGAAAAATATGATGATTATGTTTTAGAATTTGAACATACTGAAAACGCAGAAACACACCTCATCAACATGGAAAATGGTCTTATTTCACCTAAAACAAAACCCGTTTTTAATAATACGAATATATTACCTTTAAAGCACGACTTATTTAATGAAGACGCACTGATTTTTAAAGATTTAAAATCTAAAAAAGTCATTTTAAAAAGTAATATACATGGTGAAGTTCTATCTTTTAACTATCATGATTTTGATTATCTAGGTATTTGGGCAAAACCAGAAGGTGACTATGTTTGTATAGAACCTTGGTTAGGTATTGCTGATAACGAAGACACCAATCAAGATTTAAAAACCAAAGAAGGTGTTTTAAAACTTGCAGCCAACAAGACCTTTAAAGCAAGCTACAGTATTGAAATACATAACAGTCGTTTAGCTTAG